A window from Synechococcus sp. RSCCF101 encodes these proteins:
- a CDS encoding DUF3352 domain-containing protein, with protein MAARRFLATLLAVALVGLGLGTGGWLLALRQSPLHQARQALSVPEAARFIPRRAPLTLHWFTAADWPARYAASVAPTRRREQAADALRRLRDGLFASAGLDYGSELAGWLGDEVSLSVLEPREGDAPSGWLLALRSRDEEGARRFLQRFWQIRSLAGADLTVSSYRGMGLISGRGSLLGSPPRPLATALINDRLVLIASGRGVLEEALDVSQIDELNLAADPDLGAAVERLGSGVGLLTARGGGLDRWLAVPSTLSDRGPQASLVAAIQPQDRTLAARVLLPWPAQPSPALSPSPSAAPATKPAATMVTSAELLERAGRGFDALALIDQPAALLQATAAGDPDGRPGVPSPWVQGLGPILRGVLDREAGPLLQRLARADAGPLLLAWRQDGWLVGTDRDQPPLAELSERLRLDGLAESPLVLDEVPLRIWSRLAAAPGRSGRLGELDASLVGARLEGEGRQAWWSNRLELLRDHRLQPSQPGPEVRRLQALDAERAPVALTLANPVATSLLSRWLPWTLLQGLAAQPLAPVVEGLDLVLEPLEPDAAERPLAELQARLRFSG; from the coding sequence ATGGCGGCGCGTCGGTTTCTGGCGACCCTGCTGGCCGTGGCGCTGGTCGGGCTGGGCCTGGGCACGGGCGGCTGGCTCCTGGCCCTGCGTCAGTCCCCTCTGCACCAGGCCCGCCAGGCCCTTTCGGTGCCCGAGGCGGCCCGCTTCATCCCCCGCCGCGCCCCGCTGACGCTGCACTGGTTCACCGCCGCGGACTGGCCGGCTCGCTACGCCGCCAGCGTGGCGCCGACGCGGCGGCGGGAGCAGGCGGCCGACGCCCTGCGTCGCCTGCGGGATGGCCTTTTCGCCAGCGCCGGACTGGACTACGGCTCGGAACTCGCCGGCTGGCTGGGCGATGAGGTGAGCCTCTCGGTGCTGGAGCCCCGCGAGGGTGATGCCCCCAGCGGCTGGCTGCTGGCCCTGCGCAGTCGGGATGAGGAGGGGGCCCGTCGCTTCCTGCAGCGCTTCTGGCAGATCCGCAGCCTCGCCGGGGCCGATCTCACGGTGAGCAGCTACCGGGGCATGGGGCTGATCAGCGGTCGGGGCTCCCTGCTGGGCTCTCCCCCCCGGCCCCTGGCCACCGCTCTGATCAACGACCGGCTGGTGCTGATCGCCTCCGGGCGCGGTGTTCTGGAGGAGGCCCTGGATGTCTCCCAGATCGATGAGCTCAACCTCGCCGCCGACCCCGATCTCGGCGCCGCGGTCGAGCGGCTCGGCAGTGGTGTCGGCCTGCTCACGGCCCGTGGTGGGGGCCTGGATCGCTGGCTGGCCGTTCCCTCCACGCTGAGCGACCGCGGCCCGCAGGCGTCCCTGGTGGCGGCCATCCAGCCGCAGGACCGGACGCTGGCCGCCCGGGTCCTGCTGCCCTGGCCGGCACAGCCCTCCCCGGCGCTCAGCCCGTCCCCCTCCGCCGCTCCAGCCACGAAGCCGGCCGCCACGATGGTGACCTCGGCGGAGCTGCTGGAGCGAGCCGGGCGGGGATTTGATGCCCTGGCCCTGATCGACCAGCCAGCGGCCCTCCTCCAGGCCACCGCCGCAGGAGACCCGGACGGCCGCCCCGGGGTGCCCTCCCCATGGGTGCAGGGGCTGGGGCCGATTCTGCGTGGTGTGCTCGATCGCGAGGCCGGCCCGCTGCTGCAGCGCCTGGCCCGGGCCGATGCCGGACCGCTGCTGCTCGCCTGGCGGCAGGACGGCTGGCTGGTGGGCACCGACAGGGACCAGCCGCCCCTGGCTGAACTCTCGGAACGGCTACGTCTGGACGGACTGGCGGAATCGCCGCTCGTCCTCGACGAGGTGCCGCTGCGCATCTGGAGCCGCCTTGCGGCGGCTCCCGGCCGTTCCGGCCGCCTGGGCGAACTCGATGCCAGCCTCGTGGGCGCACGGCTTGAGGGCGAGGGGCGTCAGGCCTGGTGGAGCAACCGGCTCGAACTGCTGCGGGATCACCGCCTCCAGCCCTCCCAGCCCGGGCCTGAGGTCCGTCGTCTCCAGGCGCTGGATGCCGAGCGCGCCCCCGTCGCTCTGACCCTGGCCAACCCCGTCGCCACCAGCCTGCTGAGCCGCTGGCTCCCCTGGACCCTGCTTCAGGGACTGGCGGCCCAGCCGCTGGCCCCGGTGGTGGAGGGCCTCGATCTGGTGCTCGAACCTCTGGAGCCGGACGCCGCTGAGCGGCCGCTGGCTGAACTGCAGGCCCGACTCCGGTTCAGCGGATGA
- the sixA gene encoding phosphohistidine phosphatase SixA, with translation MTDAAGPACSLLLLRHGIAEERGGLRPDPERSLTEAGRRRTRKVCRRLRRLGLVCDSLLASPLLRAHQTAEIAVREGLAPELRPCDALRPGSDPWPLLLALITALRPGSPMRIGLVGHEPDLSGLAARLLGAPPGAIDLRKAGVILLALTPLPGGASPAGPAGVESCARASLQALVPPRILLP, from the coding sequence ATGACGGACGCTGCCGGCCCGGCCTGCTCGCTGCTGCTGCTGCGCCACGGCATCGCCGAGGAGCGCGGCGGCCTCCGCCCCGACCCGGAGCGCTCCCTCACCGAGGCGGGCCGGCGCCGCACCCGCAAGGTGTGCCGCCGCCTGCGCCGGCTCGGCCTGGTCTGCGACTCTCTGCTCGCCAGTCCACTGCTGCGGGCGCATCAGACCGCCGAGATCGCCGTCCGGGAAGGGCTGGCGCCGGAGTTGCGCCCCTGCGATGCCCTCAGGCCCGGCAGCGATCCCTGGCCCCTGCTTCTGGCGCTGATCACGGCTCTGCGGCCGGGTTCTCCGATGCGGATCGGGCTCGTGGGCCATGAACCCGACCTCAGCGGGCTGGCCGCCCGCTTGCTCGGCGCTCCGCCGGGTGCCATCGACCTGCGCAAGGCGGGTGTGATCCTGCTTGCGCTCACCCCCCTGCCGGGCGGCGCGTCGCCTGCCGGCCCGGCCGGCGTGGAGTCCTGCGCCCGCGCGAGTCTGCAGGCGCTGGTTCCACCACGCATCCTGCTGCCCTGA
- a CDS encoding heat-inducible transcriptional repressor HrcA — protein MHPLPERQRQVLQATVRHYVDTTEPVGSKTLVRRFQLQASPATVRSAMGALEQRGLLMQPHTSAGRIPSQQGYRHYVDCLMPAPGGGARRLEGELAGLTLRWASLDDLLLQLARRLADFTGLLSVITRPRPTSCRLQAVRLVASGERLTVLLVEEATSARPLNVRLPRSASDEVPALERWLSDQLDSNGRQPIDWDALPRHLRTSGAVLRQALDSDRQAAGSDGPGAISQGLSGLLCQPEFQDPLDLRRLVALLEESPHQLVPPPLAPLGGIWIGEEHPLADLQHCSVVQAPYSCLRAEPDGTDAAVGQVALVGPMRMAYATARAAVRAVAGTLTRLLS, from the coding sequence GTGCATCCGCTGCCCGAGCGTCAACGGCAGGTGCTTCAGGCCACGGTGCGTCACTACGTCGACACCACCGAGCCCGTCGGCAGCAAGACCCTGGTGCGGAGGTTTCAGCTCCAGGCCAGCCCCGCCACGGTCCGCTCGGCCATGGGCGCTCTCGAGCAGCGCGGACTGCTGATGCAGCCCCACACCTCCGCCGGCCGCATCCCCAGCCAGCAGGGGTACCGCCATTACGTGGACTGCCTGATGCCCGCCCCCGGAGGCGGTGCCCGACGGCTGGAGGGTGAACTGGCCGGGCTCACGCTGCGCTGGGCCTCCCTGGACGACCTGCTGCTGCAGCTGGCCCGGCGGCTGGCGGATTTCACCGGGCTGCTGAGCGTGATCACCAGACCGAGGCCGACCTCCTGCAGGCTGCAGGCGGTGCGCCTGGTGGCGAGCGGCGAGCGCCTCACGGTTCTGCTGGTGGAGGAGGCCACGAGCGCCCGCCCTCTCAACGTGCGCCTGCCCCGCAGCGCCAGCGACGAGGTGCCCGCCCTGGAACGCTGGCTCAGCGACCAGCTCGATTCCAATGGCCGCCAGCCGATCGACTGGGACGCCCTGCCCCGCCATCTGCGCACCAGCGGCGCGGTGCTCCGCCAGGCGCTGGACAGTGACCGGCAGGCCGCGGGCAGCGACGGGCCCGGCGCGATCAGCCAGGGACTCAGCGGACTGCTCTGCCAGCCCGAGTTCCAGGACCCCCTGGATCTCCGCCGCCTGGTGGCCCTGCTGGAGGAGTCCCCCCATCAGCTGGTACCGCCGCCACTGGCACCGCTCGGAGGCATCTGGATCGGGGAGGAGCACCCCCTGGCCGATCTGCAGCACTGTTCGGTGGTTCAGGCCCCCTACTCCTGCCTGAGAGCCGAACCCGATGGGACGGACGCTGCGGTGGGCCAGGTGGCCCTGGTCGGCCCGATGCGGATGGCCTACGCCACCGCACGCGCCGCCGTGAGAGCCGTTGCCGGGACGCTGACGCGGCTGCTGAGTTAG
- a CDS encoding rhodanese-like domain-containing protein, with amino-acid sequence MTPTPARLSARELQERLASGERLQLVDVREDQELEMARLNHPVLHLPLSRSQDWLPALPDSLDPTTPVVVLCHAGMRSWQFGCWLLEQQAHSEVWNLEGGIDAWSVDVDPSVPRY; translated from the coding sequence ATGACTCCGACGCCGGCCCGCCTCAGCGCACGCGAGCTGCAGGAGCGCCTCGCGAGCGGCGAACGGCTTCAGCTCGTGGACGTGCGGGAAGACCAGGAACTGGAGATGGCCCGTCTGAACCACCCGGTGCTCCATCTGCCCCTGAGCCGTTCTCAGGACTGGCTGCCGGCCCTGCCCGACTCCCTGGACCCGACGACCCCGGTGGTGGTGCTGTGCCATGCCGGAATGCGGAGCTGGCAGTTCGGCTGCTGGCTGCTGGAGCAGCAGGCCCACAGCGAGGTCTGGAACCTCGAAGGCGGCATCGACGCCTGGAGCGTGGATGTGGATCCCTCCGTCCCCCGCTACTGA